The Rhinopithecus roxellana isolate Shanxi Qingling chromosome 9, ASM756505v1, whole genome shotgun sequence genome contains a region encoding:
- the ALKAL1 gene encoding ALK and LTK ligand 1 isoform X2 — protein sequence MWPLKPGAPLSALLLLALALSAPGAHGRPRGRRGAYLTGEEPKPLLFLPAAGAGRTPSGSRSAEIFPRDSNLKDKFIKHFTGPVTFSPECSKHFHRLYYNTRECSTPACIS from the exons ATGTGGCCCCTCAAGCCCGGCGCCCCGCTGTCCGCACTCCTCCTGCTGGCACTGGCTTTGTCCGCTCCTGGAGCCCACGGGAGGCCGCGGGGGCGCAGGGGAGCGTACCTCACGGGTGAGGAGCCCAAGCCATTACTTTTCCTCCCCGCGGCCGGGGCTGGCCGGACTCCCAGCGGCTCCCGGAGCGCAG aaatattcCCAAGAGATTCTAACTTAAAAGACAAATTCATAAAGCATTTCACAG GGCCAGTCACATTTTCACCAGAATGCAGCAAACATTTCCACCGACTCTATTACAATACCAGGGAGTGCTCAACACCAGCTT GCATTTCCTAA
- the ALKAL1 gene encoding ALK and LTK ligand 1 isoform X1, producing MWPLKPGAPLSALLLLALALSAPGAHGRPRGRRGAYLTGEEPKPLLFLPAAGAGRTPSGSRSAEIFPRDSNLKDKFIKHFTGPVTFSPECSKHFHRLYYNTRECSTPAYYKRCARLLTRLAVSPLCSQT from the exons ATGTGGCCCCTCAAGCCCGGCGCCCCGCTGTCCGCACTCCTCCTGCTGGCACTGGCTTTGTCCGCTCCTGGAGCCCACGGGAGGCCGCGGGGGCGCAGGGGAGCGTACCTCACGGGTGAGGAGCCCAAGCCATTACTTTTCCTCCCCGCGGCCGGGGCTGGCCGGACTCCCAGCGGCTCCCGGAGCGCAG aaatattcCCAAGAGATTCTAACTTAAAAGACAAATTCATAAAGCATTTCACAG GGCCAGTCACATTTTCACCAGAATGCAGCAAACATTTCCACCGACTCTATTACAATACCAGGGAGTGCTCAACACCAGCTT ATTACAAAAGATGTGCTAGATTGTTAACAAGATTAGCAGTGAGTCCACTGTGCTCCCAGACCTAG